The DNA region TgtcataatttttttggataaattactaattttattcTCAAATTATTAATATGCTGACAAAAATAATCTTCACTTttattaatgacaaaaaatacatttaaaatattagaaaacaCTACAAAAATATCCAACTATAAATAAACAACATCTCAGTCACTCCTTCCCTCTCCCAAACCTCCCAGAAGCCGCTACAAGCTGCAACAACAACATATCTCATTCAACCCAAAATTGCAATAACGACAACATCATCTTCTTAGCTGAAACTCCTGCAACAACAACATCTTCCTTACTATTTCTCTCTTCAAATACGATGTCGCTTCTTCTTTCACAGTTTTTCTCCCTCAAGTACGACAATGATCTTGCTCTTTGTCAATGTCATCTTGCTCATCCACTTCTCATTCTTTGATTCTTCTCTCTCGctgcctctctctttctctctccttgttGTTCTGCTTCTCTTTCTCCTCAACGATGGTGCCTGCTGTGATGCTGCCCGCTCCTCCCATCCTTCCTTACTCCCCAAAGCAATTACAACAACAACAAGCAACATCTTAGTAACTCCCTCCCTCCTCCAAACCTCTCAAAATAGACCTTACGCTTCACTCTCTTCATCTCAACCACAGCAATAATCAGccataattaataataatcacCTATAATCAgcaattccataattttacattatgatttttaaataatctaataaaaatagaatccaaagaaaaagaatgacaaaGAAAGGAGTTGGAGAGAGAGGGACTGTCCACTGCTGGCTTACTATGTGCAAAACAGGTTTCTGACAGCGATGGAGGGGCGGCAAGCAAGCAGCGACATCGATGGCGAATCTTGAGAGGAAAGATCGAGAGATCTATTGCGAGAGTGAAGAAGGTAAGGAACTGCGAGATCCACTTCTGACGACAATGAAGGGGCGGTGAGCAAGCAGTAGTAGCGACAACGAGGTTCTGCCGTTGAAGACAAAGAGAAAGTGGCGTGAGTTGATGAGCAACTGTTCTGTGTATTAGAGAAATGAAAgtgagaagaagggagaagaaaaaatGAGCAGGGAGTGGGGTGTGAGAGCGCGAGACAGAGAAAATTGAAAGACAACAGCCATAGATTCAGAGTGAGAGTGAAGAAGGTAAGGCGTAAGCTCTTTCTGGGAGGTTTGGGGGAGGGAGGGAGTAGGAATAGCAAAACTCTCCGAGACGTGGAGATCCCTACAGGAACTGCCCCGAATGGAGATCCGAATGTGAAAAATTTTCTCCGTGGAGATGGGGACGGGGGCAAAATTCTCCCGAGATAGGTGTGGGAACCCGAGCAGGGATCTTCGCCCCCGTCCTCGCTAATCCCcaaaattcataaatttactTAATTTTCCGTCATAATTTATTTCGCatatatgttttttaataatttcacatgtcatatatagagagagaaagagagagagaaatccAAAATTCTTAATCCttatttgcataacccttcttcaattcaTAGAACCTTAGTGTcgtccatactccatccaacctctctgcagccaccctCTCGCCACTCTCCTGTCTCACTATATTGTCACCCCTTACCATTCTATTCCCTCATCGCGTCGTTCTCTATATTCGTGGCGTTCCTTTCCACAACTCTGTCGCagtgtccattctcctctctgcTGCCGCGTCCTCCACCTCATCCATTGTTCTGTACTCTGACTCGCCGTGGCGTCTCTCATTGTGTCATTTTGAAAGAAGTCAttatcttgttgtttagattttttgtataaaatattgcTATTTTTGTGTAGAATGGATactttcaactctattcctatggaaattaataattagtcaaaaCTATTAGAGAGATGGGAAATGGTCCCCACGGAAAATGGGACCCTGTGGAGAATTGAGATGGGGAGCAATATCCCCCACGGCAGAAAATGGAGAGAGAGATGGGGAGCAAATCACGGGGCGGAAATGGGGAGCAGGAAGGCATCCCACGTCTCCGCCCTACCCCGTTGACACCCCTAGGAGGGAGTGAGAGATAATGAAAGAGAAGCAGAAGAATGATGTAACAGAATTCGTTTGACAGCTCAGGCAACTCTGTTAATGGAATAGATTTTGATTTGCGGGTGGATATTTTTGTAGTGTTTTTCAATATTTTAGATGTATTTTTGTCGTTAATAAAAGTGGAGGTTATTTTAAGTGTATTTTAGGTGTATTTACTCgagtttttttatgttatttcttAACTCAATAGATTAAGAAGTAATTTGTCgtagattaaaattttatttaagagtttattaTTGACTAGTAAATTATTACACGCAAAACGAAATTTAATTTTCAacacttgctttttttttttttttctctttaatcatGGTGACACTTGCTTAAGTGGATGTGTCATTGTGTCTCTTAAATTGTTTTTGGTCCGAGTCTCTTGTTTTTGTATATTTTCCGAGAAAgcccaagaaaagaaaaaaggaactTCATCATGTCCTAAACAAGAATTGAAACTTCATTCGAGCCCAAGTTCTTTATCTTTCCGTACATTTTTTCACGAGCTATCGGTACTTGTGTTCCAACATGAAAAGTCCAACCAAAATTGAAAGAGTGATTTGACAAAAGAAAAGCTGCTTTTGATGCCAATTATTTTGGGGTCTTCGTTGATTCATTTGATGATTTATTGTTGTACTTGGTATTTGGTAACTGTAATGCTTGTTTATACTTTATGATGGAGATTAAGGGCTAAACCTTAACATCATTCCTTCGAGTGAAGTTTTCACTTAATTATTTGTTCTTtcctttatcttatttaataaatATGTCCAATCCTAAAAGtgagtttaaaatttatattacaaAATTGCATAAATAATTCATGTTGAAACACGGAGACAATGCAATAAGCAGGGTTTGACAAGATTGGCATCACTACACTACTAGCTATTTTCTGCCACTTGAGGTCTTAAATTCCTCAACTTCATGACCTTATAAGATACCATATCCTTCATATTAGACCATTATTGTATTCTATGTGCTTTCCTTTGCCAATTGCAACGCTGACTCACACACTCTGACAAACTCGAGTAAACATGTTGAggacacattattattattattattattattattattattattattattattattattattattcatttacctactcattattttattatcatgagTTATGACATATAAATCTTCTCTAAACATAAATTAAGGTGtaggagaaaaaaaaagtgaaattttttattttataattttaaaacacTTATATAAACCAAAAACAATCCTACTTGAATCATTCAAAACAAAAAACATTACTTAAATATctttatgtagatgattattttgattggattggatttagttatatataattaaaatatgttagatgtttAATTCACtaggtatgcggatgattatttttatctttaagtgaATGGTTATTTTTACTAAAGGTGAGTGGCGTGTGGCAAGTCAAGCAGCGACGGTAAAatgggatgattattgatgaagatTGGGTGGCTGTGggtcgaaaaagaagagagtattagAGTGAAATGCTTTAGTAAATTAGGATTTCAGATggttattttttgaaataactaactggatttttttaaaatttaaaaattgaaattggaggatttaaaatttgatgtgaaataaTTGAATGAGAGTTTTTGAATTTAAGTAATTTATGAAATAATTGGACTAAATAACCAACTCATTGTACACATGGTTAAGATTTCTCATTGAGTTCCTAGCAAAATTTTTGGCCTAgctactaaataaaataaatagtacgTAAATCGTACTAGGGTACTGTGATACCTTTTGCACATAAATTGTGTTATCTTTAGGTGAAAAATACtataaatcatgttatttttgggacaaattatattcaatttaaaaagttcaaagtCTTAGAACGATTTATGTGCATTTTTAGAATAAGTTTAATGCATAAATTATTTTAGAATACGGTGATTTTCATATTATAAAAAGTATTAAATTTtggaataatttttatatattaataaaaataaaagattcacattttaaaatttaaaatttggtgcATGAGAATCTGATCAGATtaattctcttattttatttaaataaaaaagccgtattatataataaaattgtatttaatttttactcATTACTAGTTAGAAAGGGTGCATTTTCTGCGCATGGAGAAGGTGTTATTGGATCTTTTGATAATGTAGATAGCAGAAAGCGGGATGgccttaattaaattttatatttttaaagagaATAAGGTTAAGTAATCAATATTTTTTagctaatattaattattttttaaaattattttatttattttaaattttacacctttaattataaatatcgttaaaatataataattttaaattaatagttaaaaaatattaattaaaaattacaaaaaattattatttttaattttatttaatatattttataataaataaatattaaataaaataaatttaaattgtttgactttattatttttaatatatataatacatatgcATCAAATTGTGGAAATAATACAATGGCATCGTATCGCAAATATACTGTTGTAGCCAGTAACTCTATATTATTATTGAGAACGCCAAAATCATACCTCCTATTCTAGGATTTGACCCAATCAAATCCTTGATGGTAtttaataatttcttttattttattgattgttaaGGTGGTCGGTCGGAGTCGAGcgctataaaaaataaaaaattttaaatttttccaatcaatacaataataataataataataatcaaagatAATGGGATTTTCAAATGTTtagataatattatattattataggaCTTCTATAATTCAAGATATTGCTAATCATGGGATGTATATATGCATCAATCATAAGATTCGGTGTTGAACTGTTGATAGATTGACAAGGccaacaaattaaatattttatatggaaaccttttttattattatctgatGTAGTAGTTAAATATGTTAGTATTGCAAGTGTAAGGAGTGTTAAAGTTAGTTTCAcattaaagaaagcaaaaaagagtgaggagtttataagacgAGAGACCCATTAATTTGACACTTTAAGATTTTTAAGTTGGATGTGGTGTATTCTTATCTTATGTTTTCGCATTTAATTCCTTCACAGTGAAAATTATTAAGCTTGAGATAGACTTCACTGCACAGTTAACTATTGACAGTACTTAGTACTTACGCATGAAAGTGCATGCCAAAGATTGAATCTAATACTAATACAAATTATAGTTTGTTACTTTAATATAGTATCTAATAAGGTTGTGTGCTCAAGAAGATATGGCAATgctatatatattaactaattaactaataataatgTATGTATTCGGCAGATCTAATTAATTGTTGCGATCTGTGGAACATATAATTACAGAAAGCGTGTATGGAATGTGGAGATGGGTCCCACCCAAGAGAAAAATAATAGATCGCATGGAACTTGATATTGAAGCAACAAAAACTCAAATAGATAGGTTGTATAATTTAATGTATCTGAGGCTCATGTTATGCAAATTTCATATTCCACATTTTTGTCCAAAACAATATTGTAGCCATCAATCACGTATGACAAAAGGGCCCACGGATCATATAATGTTTCTGTATAGCACTACATAATTCTAATTTGTAAGTCTAcaagtatattattattaaaaatgagAGGgggaaaattaaataaagaattaaaaaagaaaggaCAAAATTAATGGCTTTACATGTAAATTGCAAAACTCCTTCTGCTATAACCCTACCACATGACTACTTTCTCCAAGTAATCAAGTactttactatttattttagaaGAGATTATATTTGTATTCTTTATCGGTATAAAAAGacattatttcatttttattaatCACTTTAGtactaaaacaaaaagaaatatacaaaaaataatatatgtggTTGAAAAATCtgtatatgattttaaaattggtTAAATTCTTTAAGAAGGACCTAAGTTTTTTGCATATTACAAAAAACaaagtttttatctttttttgcatttcttattttttaattgtaaaaaatagtatgtgtttttttttaatttattagtagtaTTAGACGATCAacatattttatgatttttagttattaattaactattaatatcTTTAATAGTTTCagattatatctaataatataaaattatatatttttttaaataattaaatagtaattaaattttaataaaaatactaatctcTGACATTTTGTAGGTTGATCAACCCATATTTTTTTACATCATTTTAGCCACCCATTTTAATAAATCTCACTAATTAAAGAATCATTTAGTATATACAGTAGCgttaataaaaagataatttagatttattttatttaatatttattaatcgtTTTATGTCTACGCGTGGGTGCATgtgtttataatatataataacattctttttatttttatcataaaaaagcaGATACTGCTACacatttttccttaatttttaaCTCCAAAATAATTGACTGTGCTTGCAATATATTTATGAGAAAGTCTAGGgacagcacttttattaaaatttggccaacacttaatcagtaaaaaaaaaataaataattttacattattaaatgAAATCTTACGCCACTGAAAATAtcaataataactaattgatgaTTACAAATTACAAACTTTCTGTCTCTAGCAGtctgtatttatatatattaaacatGACTAGCTACAACGTTTAGTCAAAAAGATTTGTGAGCATTTTCAAACCAATCCAAATTTTCTCTCCCAAGTGACAAGTCCATAGAGTCTGATTTGATTGTGTTAGAGAGAGATTGATAGATAGATATCTCTTGTTCTAATTCTCATGCTTCAAACTAAGCATTATTTTCATGAGATGGAAACCATTGCAACCAAATCAGTAACCAAAGGTAGAAGCAATAATAAACTCTCCAAGACAATCCACAAGCTCACTACTCTCAATTTTGCTTCAAACAATGCTCTTTTCTTCCTCACTACTCATGAAACCAAAGCACATCATCATCAAGCTAAGAACAAAAATGAAGAATTCAaagcaagaacaagaagaagagctGTTATGGAGGCTCTTATTGCAAGGCTCTTTGCTGGTGTCACCACCATTAAAGCTTCCTATGCAGAGCTGCAAATGGCTCAGCAACCTTACAACAATGAAGCAATTCAGAAAGCTGATCAAGCTGTTGTTGATGAACTCATTTCCATCTCTGAGTTGAAGAAAAGGTACTTGAAGAAAGAACTTAACATTTCATCACCACAAGTCACTCTCATGCTTGCAGAGGTTCAAGAACAACAAAGCCTAATGAAGACCTTTGGAATCACCATTCAAAAGCTCCAATCTTTGGTTGATACCAAAGATTCTGAAATCTCATCACTGAAGAAACAGCTtcatgagtgcactgcattcaaCAAATCACTTGAGAAGAAGCTACACTCAAGTGCTTCATTATCAAAGTTCGAGAATCTTCATCTCTCAGCACTTAACACAACACACTTCATCCATTCTCTTCAACATACCCTAAGCTCAATGAAGAGCTTCACCAAGTTGATGATCAAAGAAATGGAATCATCCAATTGGGATTTAGAACTAGCAGCCAAATGTATCCAACCAGATGCAGTTTTTATCAAACAAAACCATCAATGCTACGCATTTGAATCTTTTGTAAACATGACAATGTTTGAAGGCTTCAATATTCCAAGTGAACCACTTGAGAAACACCATAACAGAAACCTTTACTTGGAAAACTTCAAGAGGCACAAATCTCTGAACACAAAACACTACTTATCAGCACACGATCCAAACTCATCGTTTGCCAGATTCTTGAAATCCAAGTACCTTCATGTGGTTCATGAAAAAATGGAGTGTTCCTTCTTTGGAAACCTTAACCATAGGAAGCTACTCAAACTCAACAATGGTGGTGTCCCAGATTCAGCTTTCTTCGTTGCTTTTGCGGAGATGGCAAAGCGTGTGTGGTGTTTGCACTGTTTGGCACTTTCTTTAGATGAAGATGTCAGAATTTTTCAGGTGAAGAAGAACACTAGATTCTCTGAGGCCTACATGGAATGTGAAGCAGAACAAGTAGTTTCAACCTCCTCAGAGGAAGTTACTGATTCCGATTCCGGCGAGCTTCGGGTGGGTTTCACGGTGGTTCCAGGTTTTATGATTGGAAAAAGTGTTATACAGAGCCAGGTTTACCTTTCTCCAGTGAGTTAGAATGCATATATTTGGTCTCAAAAGTCAAATttcgtttctttttcttttactttcttaaAAATTTGTTTATGGTATGGTGCCATTACTTTGTAGCTTAAATGATTAGCAATATCAAGTGTATATTGTAATGAGTAATGAGTAATGTTTGGCAAGCTTTTGTTCTAGTACATACCACTCAAGTCTCTTTAGATTACTATTCTGATTTTGATATATGCCAGAGAAAGTTTGAATTGAGTAAATCCTAGTGCTAAAACTATTGCTTATGCCAAAATAATGATTAAGCGGTTGGCGCCAAATAGAGGGGACATGATCATGATGGTGGCTAGGTGGTTGGGAAGGGAAGGTACATGGATTTATAAGAATGTTGCAGTTTGAGAGAATATTTTGATGATTGTTTTACTATCAATAATTAGTACAGCAATGTTAATTAGTGCATTAGGATTAGATTaaaccaaagataagataaaacaGTGGTCTCACATATGAGTGAGGGTAGTTACTAGTTAGGTTGTTGGCTTTGTAGACAAAGACAAGTACCAATGTTTGGAAATGTCACATTCTTTTTTCAGGTGATGGGTTATAACTTGGAGGTTCTGATGTTTCTGACTATAGTTCACGGGATTGCTATCTAACATGCATTATTAGGACAAGTACTGCTATAACCTTTAGCTAATGTCTTTGTACAATCACAAGACCGAATCAACAATTTTTCTCATCTCATGTAATTCACAGGAAATAATAAACCACAACAACTTTTCTATGTTTGAACATAGGAATATTGTAGCTAATTAATTAACAAGAAGGTTTATGCTTAAAACCTTTCCTAGAACAGGTAAAGTGTATCTAACAATTCATAATTATTTCCGAATTACCATTATTACCATAGTCAATTAACATCTTTGCTTAATGCTTACCC from Arachis hypogaea cultivar Tifrunner chromosome 10, arahy.Tifrunner.gnm2.J5K5, whole genome shotgun sequence includes:
- the LOC112714423 gene encoding protein GRAVITROPIC IN THE LIGHT 1-like, translating into METIATKSVTKGRSNNKLSKTIHKLTTLNFASNNALFFLTTHETKAHHHQAKNKNEEFKARTRRRAVMEALIARLFAGVTTIKASYAELQMAQQPYNNEAIQKADQAVVDELISISELKKRYLKKELNISSPQVTLMLAEVQEQQSLMKTFGITIQKLQSLVDTKDSEISSLKKQLHECTAFNKSLEKKLHSSASLSKFENLHLSALNTTHFIHSLQHTLSSMKSFTKLMIKEMESSNWDLELAAKCIQPDAVFIKQNHQCYAFESFVNMTMFEGFNIPSEPLEKHHNRNLYLENFKRHKSLNTKHYLSAHDPNSSFARFLKSKYLHVVHEKMECSFFGNLNHRKLLKLNNGGVPDSAFFVAFAEMAKRVWCLHCLALSLDEDVRIFQVKKNTRFSEAYMECEAEQVVSTSSEEVTDSDSGELRVGFTVVPGFMIGKSVIQSQVYLSPVS